Genomic DNA from Erythrobacter aureus:
CGGGGCCATCGGCGCACCTATATCGGATCGCTGCCAGGCAAGATCGTCACCAATCTCAAGAAGGCAGGTAAGAGCAATCCGCTGTTCCTCCTCGACGAGATCGATAAGCTTGGACAGGATTTCCGTGGCGATCCCGCTTCGGCGCTGCTCGAAGTGCTGGATCCGGAGCAGAACAACCGGTTTCAGGACCACTACCTCGAACTTGATCTAGACCTCTCGGACATCATGTTCGTCACCACCGCGAACAGCCTCAACCTGCCGCAACCCCTGCTGGACCGGATGGAGATCATCCGTCTGGAAGGGTATACGGAAGACGAGAAGGTAGAAATCGCGAAGCGCCACCTGCTGCCCAAGCAGATCGAGGAGCACGGCCTCAAGAAGGGCGAGTTCGAGCTGACCGAAGACGGACTGCGCGACTTGATCCGGTACTATACGCGCGAGGCGGGTGTCCGCACGCTCGAGCGCGAACTGGCACGGCTGGCGCGCAAATCGCTGCGCAAGATTCTGGAGAACGAGGTCGAGAGCGTCACGATCACGCCCGAAAATCTCAGCGACTTTGCCGGTGTCCGCAAGTTCAAGCACGGCATGAGTGAGGAAGAGCCGCAGGTCGGGGCCGTTACCGGCCTCGCATGGACCGAGGTCGGCGGCGAACTGCTGACGATCGAAAGCGTGACGACCCCCGGCAAGGGCGAGATAAAGACTACCGGCAAGCTGGGCGAGGTGATGAACGAATCCGTTGCGGCCGCCTTCAGCTTCGTCAAGGCACGCGCGCCGCATTACGGCATTAAGCCGAGCCTGTTTCACCGGCGCAATATTCACATCCACCTTCCCGAGGGCGCAGTGCCCAAGGATGGGCCGAGCGCGGGTGTGGGAATGGTCACGTCCATCGTCTCGACGCTTTCGGGCATTCCGGTCAGGGCGGATGTCGCCATGACCGGCGAGGTAACCTTGCGGGGACGGGTGCTTGCTATCGGCGGCCTGAAAGAGAAGCTGCTGGCCGCCCTACGTGGTGGGATCAAGAAGGTCCTCATTCCGGAAGAGAATGTCAAAGACCTCGCCGAAATTCCGGGCAATGTGAAAGACGGTCTCGAGATTGTACCGGTCGCTCATGTCGATGAGGTGCTGGCGCAAGCCTTGTGTCGCGTCCCCGAGCCCATCGAATGGACCGAGGCGGACGACCTCGCCAGTCAGCCCGACCACGCGCACCAGGTGCCATCGCCAACCGCGCATTAACATAGGACATGCTGCGCTGCAGCGAATCGTGAAGCTTGCCTCGGGGTTGCCGAGGCCCTTTTCACGGCGGTGCGGTGCAGCATTGTATGGTGAACCCGCGCTTCATCCTGTTTTTGTTCGGTCTGGCCCCGAAAACCGCCGGTTTTTACGGAATTTGCCTTTGACACTTCGGCTAAAAAACTCTCAATTCGTCCGCCTTCACCGAGGCGATTCAGCCAACCTAATCTGACGATAAGAACAAGGGGGTTTACACCGATGAACAAGAACGACCTGATCAGCGCAGTCGCCGATTCCAGCGGCCTTTCCAAGAGCGATGCCTCGAGCGCCGTCGAAGGTGTTTTCGATGCAATCACCAAGTCCCTGTCGAGCGGCGACGAAGTCCGCCTGGTCGGCTTCGGCACTTTCTCCGTTGCCAAGCGCAAGGCTTCGACCGGTCGCAATCCGCGTACCGGTGAGCCGATGACCATCAAGGCTTCGAACCAGCCGAAGTTCAAGGCAGGCAAGGGCCTCAAGGACGCTGTGAACTAAGCGGAACCTCCTGACCGACGCACCGCCACGCCTCGCGGTGCAACGATAGGGATCGAACTTCGCCGCGCTTTCCAGAACGGGAAGCGCGGCGTTTTCGTTGGCATTGTGAGACTGAAGCTAGTCGAAAGAAATCAGGGCCATGGGGGGCTGTTCGGTGCGCGGCGTTATTTCCCACGTCAGGACCTGATCGCCGGAATGATGGCTGGGACCGGCGTCAGTATTGTTCGCCAAAATACGCCCATCGGTCACGATCGAAAACCGGCCCTCGGCGATTGCGATCCGGGGAGGGGTTTCCTCGTCTTTCGGGGACAGGTCGGCTAGTCCGGCCATGCCGGCTACCATCCCCTGCATCGGATTGCCGTTGCCTTTCGCGGCAAAGCCCGGCGCATCGATCCGCACTTGCCTTTGGTCGCGCAAAATGACGCTGACGAAGGTATTCGCCATGGCGAAGCGTTCGATCGTCGGAAACGAGAAGTCGTGCGTCAGTCGGCCGGAGATCGCGAAATCGACCTCGAACAGGCCGTCGCCTTTATATTCCACAGTGTTCCAGCCGCGCTGACGCTCCAGTTTTTCGGCGAGCTCCTGCGCAGCGTCCGGATCCGACGGATCGATCCCGCCCAGGAACGCCTTCATCTGCTCGGCCTTGCGCTTCTTCCTGGCACGGCGGCTTTCGGCTTCTGCATCCCACTCGCGCTTTTGCTCGGCAATTTCCGCGCTAGTGCATTCGCGGGCTTCGTAATCGTCATCGAGGCACGCGGCCTCGAATGGTTCGTCCGTTTCGCTACCCATCTCTGCCAGTTTGCTCAGCGCGAGCATCTGGATTTCCCCATCGTAGCGATAGGCAAAGCTACCGTCTTTCATGAGCTCCAGTTCGCTCGTGAACTGGCCTGGCGAGAGAAAGCAGCCCGACAGCGCCAGGCTCCCCACACCGGCGAGCGCGACCGTGCGAAACCTTTTGGTCAGCATTGTTTCCTTCCCCAATGGATTACTCCCGCGTGGCGACGGCGTAGAGCGCGATCGCGCCGGCATTGGAGACGTTCAGGCTTTCGATCCGGTCCCCGATCGGTAGCTTGGCCAGCGCATCGCAATGCGATTCGATATTATGGCGCATCCCTTCTCCTTCGGCACCCAGTACAAGCGCGACGGGGCCTGCGGGCAGGGCTTCGGCCAGCGTTGCCTCGGCCGTTCCGGTCAGGCCGATGCGCCAGTATCCGGCTTCGGCCATCTGTTCGAGCGCGCGGGCCAGGTTGACGACGCGCACCCATGGCAAGATTTCGAGCGCACCCGAAGCGGCCTTGCCGATGACGCCGCCTTCGGGCGGGGCGTGGCGATCCTGCGTCACCAGCGCCGCGGCGCCGAAGGCAGCGGCGGAGCGCATGATCGCGCCGACATTGTGCGGATCGGTGACTTGGTCGAGCACGACGATGGGCCTGGAGGGGTCGCCATCGAGGATCTCGTCGAGATGCATGTCTTCCAGCGGAGCGCATTCGAGCACCAGACCCTGATGCGGGGCATCCTTCGCTACCAGGCGTGCAAGATCCGTGACATCGGCGTATTCCAGCGGGAAATCGTCGGGCAACTCTCCGTCGAGCGCCTCAATCGCTTCGCGGGTAGCCCATAGCTTTCGATGCACCCGATCGGGATTTTTGAGCGCGGCCTCGACCGCGTGTCGCCCCCATAATCGGACCTGGCCCGTGCTCGCGCGCCCGCTCCCGCGACCGCCCTTCATCCGGCCTGCCCGTCCTCTCAGTGCGCGCTTGCGCTCACCCTTCGCCATCGAATTCGTCCTGTATGCAGCTTTGGTTGCGCCTGTGCCAGCGAGGGCATTGACAGGCAAGGCTCGCTTCGCCAAAGGGGCGCCTCTCGGCACGGGATCGTCAACGCGATCCCTCGATTTCCTAAGCGAAATGGCCCGTGTGGACAGGTGGCCGAGTGGTTAAAGGCAGCAGACTGTAAATCTGCCCGCGCAAGCGTACGCTGGTTCGAATCCAGCCCTGTCCACCACCGCCATCCAAAAACCCCGTGATTTGAAGATCTGATGGATATTCGCCCTTCGCTCGGTTTCCGCCTGCGCAAATTGCTCAGAATTTCCTCGTTCGCGCAGGACACGGTGACCCCGCTAGTTGGGGGCTCGTCGCAGATTCCTGGATGCTGAATGGTCTCACGGCAGACAGCTCCCGGCTCGCTATTCTGCCTCAAGAGATTCCCAAATACGCCGCACGACCGGGCGCTTATTGTGGCGCGAGCCGAAGATCATGATTTCGAGCTCGGCCGAATAGTCGTGCGAAATCGGATCGAGAGCCGTGTCCCCGCGAATGTGCTCCGCGATCGATTCCGGCAACCAGGCTATGCCTAGGCCTTCGCGCGCAGCCGTGGCCAGGCTTTCGGCTAGAGTGGCTCGGTAAACAGTCCGTAATCGACGCTCAAACTCGGCACCGCTGAGCACGTTTCGCAACACTCTCGCCATGATGGAGGTCGGACCATATTCCAGCAGCGGTATCGGCCTTTCGTTATCGGGTTCGAGAATGTCGGCGAACTTCGCCGCATTGCCATAGGGCAGGACGCGGTCGCGCGAGATAACCAGCCGCGGATAATCGTCGACATCGACATTGAAGGGAATGGCCGCGTGATTGTAGCAGATGAAGAAGTCGCACGTGCCGTTGCGCAAGGCGTAGAGATATTCCTCGATGGTACGCGTTTCCGGAACGATGGCTGCTTCGAAGGGGGAGACCTTGCGGTGAAGCTCTGCGACCAGGCGTGGAAGGAAGTTCAGCGCCAGCGTGTGCAGGCAGGCGATCGTTATGCCGCGCTCGCCGATACGGGCATAATTGGCTGCCGCAGCCTGCGCCTCGCTTGCCTGTTTTATGATCGCGCTTGCGCTGCTCATGAATTCGGTTCCGGCGGCAGTCAGGCGGATCGGATGCTCGGTCCGGTCGACCAGTTCCGCACCCGCCCAGGCCTCGAGTGCCTTGATGCGCCGACTGAGTGCGGATTGGGTAACGTAGCGCGCTTCCGCAGCTCTGGCGAAGTGGCCAATTCGCGCAACCGCGGCCAGGTCTTCCAGCCATTTTAGCTCCAAAGCCCTTGCCTTTCATGATCTTGCATTTTTCGCATTGAAGGTAACGAAATCGGAACTGGAAGTCGATTTCAATTTGCTGCCTCGTTCGGACCGGCTCGGCGGATTGGCGCCGCACCCAAACGGAGGGGGCAAATGGGGAAATTATCGTCAATTCGCGGCTCGTTGACGGTCCTTTCGATGTCGGCGATGGCGATGCCGATTCAGACCTACGCTCAGGACGCGACGCAGGGCGACAACAGTCTGGATCCGGTCGAATTCCTCGAACTGCCACGCGTGGCGAGCGTATCGGCGTCACACGACGGCCGCTATCTGAGCTATGTCCTCTCGGCGCCCGACTGGGCCGAGGACGAGACGGTCGAGACGCTCCGAATCCTGCGCTGCGGAGATGACGGATGTGCCGGGACGGCGCTGAACAATCTGCCCGAAAGCCCCGAGACCGAAGCGATTTGGCGCCCCCGATCGCATCAATTCGTCGTCGTTGCCGAAGTCGAGGAGGAGGGTGGTGACCAAATCCATTTCTTCGACCCGGAAACGGGCGAAGCATCGCAGGTCACCAATCATCCAGGTGGTGTGCGTCAGGTGAGCTGGCTGCCCGACGGGAGTGCGCTGATCTACGAAAGCGATGCAGAGGCCGAGGACGACGCGGCAAACGAATGGAGCATCGAACCCTTCGGGAGCGCCGATGCCGACGCGCTCTACCGGGTCGACATGACGAGCGGCGAAACCAGCGTGGTTTTCGCGAGCGCCGGCTTGATCGAGGGCTATTCGCTTTCCGAAAATGGCCGCTACCTGATCGTGCGCCAGCGGTTCGACCCTGTAGCGGAAGACCGCGATGCAGCCGAACTTTGGCGGATCGACTTGCGCAGCGGCGAATCGCGCCAGCTGACCGACAACCGTATCCGGGAAAACGGCGCCCGTCTCGCGCCCGATGGCGAGACGTTCGCTTACATCGCCTCCGTCAATGCGGGGGCGAGCCCTATTACGAAGACAATCTGTTTGTGCAGGCGGTTGGCGAGAAGGCGCCTCGCCTGCTGTTTCCGCATGAGCCGCTCGAAGTGCAGGACTTCGAGTGGGACCGGTCAGGGAGTCGATGTGGGTGGTGGGCAACAGTGGCCTGCGGTCACAGCTCTATCGCGTGCGCGTCCGGGATGGCGCACTGACTCAAGTAACCTTCGGCGATCACTCGCTGAGCGATTGGACCTATGACTCGGAGAGTGGGCGGCATTTCGGGCGCTTCGCCAACGAGCACAGCCCGGGTGAAATCCATGAGATCGACCCGCGGACAGGCGTCTTGCGGCAAAGGTCTGCAATCTACTCGACTGCGCTCAGTGGGGTTACGCTACCGAAACAGCGGGCGTTCACGTGGTCGGCCGCCGACGGACAAGAGCTCGAGGGACTGTTGGTGTATCCGGTCGGATACCAAACGGGTCAACGCTACCCCTTGGTGACGATCACCCATGGCGGCCCGCGCTCTTCGGCGCAGTTCGGAAGCTGGAATGCATCGCGTTATGTGCCGGTGCTCGCCGGGCAAGGTTACGCCGTTTTCCTGCCCAACCATCGGGGCGGCACTGGCTATGGCGATGCATTCATGCGTGCAATGGTCGGGAATTACTTCCGCAATGCGCATACCGACGTGCTGAGCGGAGTGGACGCATTGGTCGCGAACGAGATCGCGGACGCGGACCGCCTGATCAAGATGGGGTGGAGCGCGGGCGGTCACATGACCAACCGCTTGATCACCATGACCCATCGTTTCGTGGCGGCCTCGTCCGGTGCCGGCGTTGCCGACTGGGTTTCGCTGTTCGGCGAGAGCGACCGCAGGTCGGGCAGGATACCCTGGTTCGGCGGGACGCCCTGGCAGGAAAACGCCCCGCTGCCATCCTACCGTTCGCAATCGCCGGTGTTCGACGCCTGGAAAGTCCGCACGCCGACATTGTTCTGGAGCGGCGGAGATGACGAGCGCGTACCCCCTACCCAGGCGATCCTGATGTTTCGTGCAGTGCGTGACACGGGAACACCGACCGCGCTCTATCTGGGTAAGGGCGAACCGCACAATTTCCGGCAACCGTCGCATAAGCTGTTCAAGATCAATCGCGAACTTGCGTGGTATGCGGAGCACCTTGGACGGGACGCCTACGAAGCGGACCTTCCGGCAATCGATCCCCGCACCGAAGACAGCGGCAGCGATGGGACCGCGCCATGATAACCGACGACAGCGTGACCCTCGGTCTCGGGCCGAAGGCGCTCATCATGGTGTTCTTCACCACCGCGGTCGGTGTCCTGCTGGTGGTGCTTGGGTATGCCTTGGGTACCTACGCGGAGATCCTGACAGCCGAGTTGATGGGCATGATCGGCGGATAGGCTGACGAATCATTATGCAGAAACGCAAACAGATCTTGGCGATGAGCAACTCGTCCGCGTTCTTTGTGGAACCGCCGGACCCACCCTGTCTTGCCCGCTATCTCGTCGGGCTTACAGGCAAGGAACGCCCGGTCATCGTCCATGTCGGCGCGGCGAACGGCGACTCATCGGAGAAGGTCAGCAAGTTTTGCGACCTCGGCAGGCGCGCCGGTTTCGACCCACGCCATCTCAATCTCTTCGCGCTCGAGGACGACAATCCGGACACGTTCTTCAAAGGCGCAGATGCAGTATATGTCGATGGCGGTTCGACGCGGAATCTCCGCACTTTGCTTCGCGAATGGTCTGCCGACGACGCATTGAGGCGCGCCTATGAGAGGGGGGTAGTGCTGTCGGGGGCGAGTGCGGGCGCGAACATCATGTTCGAATGGGGAATGACGGATTCGGTCAAAACACGGATCGAAGCGATACGCGGGATAGGCCTGCTCAAGGGAACGATCTCGGTCCATTCCGACGCGCGCAGCGATCGCGGCGAGGCGCTGGAAAGGCACCTTGGTGGCGCGGATGCGACCTATCCGGCCTATGCCCTTGAAGACGGCACGGCGCTGCATTTCGAGGATGACGCTTTTGCGCGGGCGCTAGCCATAAAAACTGGCGCCTGCGTGGCGATCGACGAATATGGTAACGGCGCCACGCCCGCGCAGGCCGAAGACCTGGCGCTTATACGCGGGGCAGACATATTATGACAAATTTGTCGCAGCTAACGCATTTTCACGCGCGCAGCCTTGCATTGTTAAGAAATTATCTTTCAGTTTGAACGTCTTGCGTTTTCTGCATCACCTTCCGCTTTTTCGGAATTAGATGAGGTTCAGGGTTTTGGTCAGTCTTGTTCGGACGGAACCAGCGACGGGTTCCGTTCGGGGCTGGCCAATGAATGTCGGACAGGGAGTATAGTAAGATGAAACGATCGCATACGGTAGCTGTAAGCACATCGGCGCTTGCGCTCGCATTGTGCATGGGTGGGCAGGCTTCGGCGCAGGATGCGGCCACGCAAGAGGCGCCCCCCACAGGCCAAGATGTCGAGCTGGCCGCCGATGGTGCGCAGAACGCCATCGTCGTGACAGGTACACGTATCGAGCGTACGATCGAAGAGAGCGCGGTGCCTATCCAGGTGCTTGGCGCCCAGGACCTTGAGGAATCCGGCACCACCGACCTGGCTGAGGCGGTACTCCAACTGCCCGGCGTGTCTGAAGCGGTATCGCCGCAAGGGTCGAACAACCAAATCCAGACCAGCGGCCTGTCCACAATCAATCTGCGCCGTTTGGGCGATGACCGCACTCTGGTGCTGGTCAACGGAAAACGCGCGGTTTCCAATTCAGGAAACTCCGACCGCGTGAGCCTGTCGACGCTACCGTCCGGTTTCGTCGAGCGGGTGGAGGTGCTGACCGGCGGCATGTCGGCTGTTTATGGATCGGATGCCATCGCCGGGGTAGCCAACTTCATTCTCGAGGACGATTTCACCGGCGTGAGATTGGACAATCGCTTTTCCTGGGCCGATGCGAATGGCGGGGAGGAATATCGACTCAACCTGCTCGCCGGCACCGATTTCGCCGATGGTCGGGGCTATGTTCTGCTGGGCATGGAATATCGCGACGAAGAGGAAGTATTCGCCGATGCGAGCCGTCCGCTGAGCATCGCCGCACTCGAATTCGACGATCCGATCCCGTCGACTGGGAGCGATGGCTGGACCAATGAAATCAACTATCCGGGGTGCTTCGGCGAAGACACCGATCGCCACTGTATCCTGCCCAGCGGCAGCATCTCAACCCCTGGCGGCGTGTTCGAAGGTGACGCTTGGTTCGTTAACGGGCGCTGGTTCAATGACAAGTCGTTGAACCCTGGCGATCGCCCTGCTGGTTCCGATTTTTATTCCGATTTCGATGGATACAATCTCCGGCCCGGTCGCTCCAATCTGCCCCAGCGGAATATTTTCAACGCCGCGTTGACGACAAGTTTCGAATTTTCCGAGGCAGCAAAGTTCTCGTTCATCGGGTCTTATTCGGACGTCGATACAACCTATTACACTGGCTACGAGACTCTCAACGACAACGATACGCTCGGCGACGGCACCGATATCGGTAACATCTCGAGTAGCCACCCCTTCATCCCGCCAGAGGTTGAAGAGACGCGTAGCGGATCGGTGAGCTTCGACCGTCGTTTGGTGGAACTCGGAGAACAGGCCCGCATAAACGACCGCAGTACCTGGCGGTTCATCGCCGATGTCTCTGGGGCGCTCACCGACCAAATCGATTACGAGGTGTTCGGTACATATGGCCGCTTCAAACAGAAGCAGCGCAATCCTAATGAATATAACTTCCGCAATGCGCGTTTCGCACTCGATATAGAGTCGGACGGCAATGGCGGTTTTCAGTGCGTGAGCGAGGTTGCTCGTTCCGAAGGCTGCGTCCCGCTGAATATCTTCGGTGAGGGAACCATTTCGGCGGCGGCGGCCGATTACATACGGTACAACGGCTATGCGGAGCAGATGCGCGAGCAATACACGGCTGGCGCATTCGTCAACGGGACACTGTTCGAAATGCCTGCGGGCGGCGTGAAGTTTGCCGCCGGTGTGGAGTGGCGGCGCGAAAGCCAGGAAACGTTTGGCGATCCCGATGGCGACGATTTCGCCGGGGTCAACGGCATTCGCGATCGCGACGACGGGGCGGTGCGTGGTGGGACTTATGTCCCAGACATCGATTTCGACGTAACCTCGCTTGCCACCTTTCCGAGCGTCAAAGCGAGCTACGAGGTCAAGGAAGCCTATGCCGAACTCGACGTTCCGGTGTTCGATGGCTTCAACATCCAGGCTGCGGCGCGCGCTGGCGATTACAACACGATCGGCACGATTTTCAGCTATAATCTCGGTGCCGTTTGGCAAGCGAGCGACGATATCCTGTTCAGGGCACAGTTCTCGCGTTCGCAGCGTGCGCCGAATTTGACCGAGTACTTTTCGCCCCCGCGTCCCGATGCTGACGATCTCGACGATCCGTGCGATGGCCTGCGGCCCGACGGCACCGGAATCTCCAGCATCGAAGGCAGCGGCGCCGAGAATGCCGATATTGCTGTCGTTACTCGAAATTGCCTCACCGTTCCGGGAATTCAGAACTTCTTCAACGAACTCGCGACCGATGACGACCCGAACAACGACAACGATCCTTTCGATCCAGGCAGTTCGACGCAGGGGCCGAATGCAGGCAATCCCAACCTGTTCGAGGAAACAGCCACGACCATTACCGCTGGCTTTGCGTTTACACCGCGTTTCATCCCGGGCCTGACCCTTGCTGCGGATTATTACCGCATCAAGATCAAGGATGCGATCGCGTCGGTCGACACGCAGGACATTGTGTCGCAATGTTTTGCATCGCCCGAATACGATCCTTCCAACCCTGCTGGAAGCAACCGTTTCTGTGGCTTGATCACACGTGACACGATGGGTGAAGTCATCGAGGTGCTGAATTTTCAGGAGAACCTCGAAACGGAAGTGGTCGAAGGGATCGACGCACAACTGCTCTATCGGTTCGAGCCCGAGTTCATTCCTGGGCGTTTCGACATCGATTTCCGCTATGCTCACTTCTTTAAGCAGGAAACCGAATTCGTCGGAATCGGCGATGTCGTGCTGACGAATAGCGAGCTAGGCGAGATCGGTAATGGCGAAGACGAGTTCCGTCTGCGGGTGGGCTATCGCACCGGTCGCTTCCGGGCGAGCTACACGGTCACCTATCGCGGTGGCGGAGTGGACGATATCCTGAACCATCCCAATTCCACCGATGACCAGTACTTCAAGGTCGGAGATCAGGACTTTCATCGGATCTACCTGGCCTATAATTTCGGACCGGACGAACAGTTCCGCCTCTATGGAGGTGTCAACAATCTGTTCGACAATAAGGGGCCTCTGGTGCCATCCGGTCTGGACTACGGATCGAGCTACAACCTCGACACATCGCTCAACGATGTTCTGGGCCGCGAATTTTACGTGGGTGCGCGCGTCCGGTTCTGAGGCTTCTTGGCGATTCTTTCCTTTGCGCTCCGTCGGTGTCGAACCGGCGGGGCGCTTTCTTCTTCAACGTTCGCGCAGCTAGGAAAACGTCGGTGCCGACGTCGATGCGGATCGGAACCGGAATTCGCCATTTTGGGTTGGAATTGAGGGGTATGCGGCACCCTGCGGCAGGACGGTAGCATTTCGGGTATCCCGTTCGTCTCCGACCACGTTCGCATTTCCAGCGTGGCGAGACCGAGCTTAGCTTCGCTCGAACCAATAGAGAGTGCGGGTGGGCAGGACATCGACTGTCTTGACGATCCGAGCGCGCGCGGAAAGTACTTTGGCGAACATGTCGTTCCGGTATTCTGGAAATATATCCGGCCGTTGAGAGAGCAGCACCTGCACCATCGGGTCGTCCTTATGGGGAAACTCGATCACTCCGGTCGGGGCGAGCGAGAGCAGCCAGTCGACGGCCATATCCAGGGGGACGTTTCGTCCGATCGCGATATGGTGGATGAACGCCAGCGCGAGGAGGGCGTCGGGTTTGGCCCTTTGCGCGAGGCCCTTGCGCTCTGCCTGGCCCCAGCCCTGGTTCGGACTGGGATTCGCCGCGTCCAGCCACACCGGGAGTAGATCGAGGCCCTCGGATTGGGCACGGCGATAGGCGACTTCCAGCGCACCGTGATCGAAATCCAGGCCGATCACTTTCTTCGCACCCGCATTTAGCGCGGCTTTCGAATAGTCTCCGCTGTTGCATCCCAGATCGTACAACAGGTCGGGTTCGACCTTGGCGACCATTTCCTGGACGAATTCATGCTTGGCCTGCGTTTCGGGCGCGGCATAGCTGGTATTCTGGGCGTAATCGTTCCAAACCGTTTTGTGAGACGGCACATCAAGTTTCGCGATCGTCGACCGCAAGCCGCGCAGCATCGCTTCGAAACTTTGCTTTGGCAGCCGCGATTTGCCGAACTTCGCCGAACTGGCGGCCGAATTCGAATATCTGCGCTGCATCGCCGCCTGGGCAATTACGTGGGTTAGAATTGTCCAGTTGAACCGCTTGCTCCACGGGAGCAGCTTGGCCAGATCCTCGGGGGCTATCCCCTCAAGCGAACCGCGAAACCAGTGATTGGGCTGCACGTCGAGCACGGACCACAT
This window encodes:
- a CDS encoding TonB-dependent receptor domain-containing protein, whose translation is MKRSHTVAVSTSALALALCMGGQASAQDAATQEAPPTGQDVELAADGAQNAIVVTGTRIERTIEESAVPIQVLGAQDLEESGTTDLAEAVLQLPGVSEAVSPQGSNNQIQTSGLSTINLRRLGDDRTLVLVNGKRAVSNSGNSDRVSLSTLPSGFVERVEVLTGGMSAVYGSDAIAGVANFILEDDFTGVRLDNRFSWADANGGEEYRLNLLAGTDFADGRGYVLLGMEYRDEEEVFADASRPLSIAALEFDDPIPSTGSDGWTNEINYPGCFGEDTDRHCILPSGSISTPGGVFEGDAWFVNGRWFNDKSLNPGDRPAGSDFYSDFDGYNLRPGRSNLPQRNIFNAALTTSFEFSEAAKFSFIGSYSDVDTTYYTGYETLNDNDTLGDGTDIGNISSSHPFIPPEVEETRSGSVSFDRRLVELGEQARINDRSTWRFIADVSGALTDQIDYEVFGTYGRFKQKQRNPNEYNFRNARFALDIESDGNGGFQCVSEVARSEGCVPLNIFGEGTISAAAADYIRYNGYAEQMREQYTAGAFVNGTLFEMPAGGVKFAAGVEWRRESQETFGDPDGDDFAGVNGIRDRDDGAVRGGTYVPDIDFDVTSLATFPSVKASYEVKEAYAELDVPVFDGFNIQAAARAGDYNTIGTIFSYNLGAVWQASDDILFRAQFSRSQRAPNLTEYFSPPRPDADDLDDPCDGLRPDGTGISSIEGSGAENADIAVVTRNCLTVPGIQNFFNELATDDDPNNDNDPFDPGSSTQGPNAGNPNLFEETATTITAGFAFTPRFIPGLTLAADYYRIKIKDAIASVDTQDIVSQCFASPEYDPSNPAGSNRFCGLITRDTMGEVIEVLNFQENLETEVVEGIDAQLLYRFEPEFIPGRFDIDFRYAHFFKQETEFVGIGDVVLTNSELGEIGNGEDEFRLRVGYRTGRFRASYTVTYRGGGVDDILNHPNSTDDQYFKVGDQDFHRIYLAYNFGPDEQFRLYGGVNNLFDNKGPLVPSGLDYGSSYNLDTSLNDVLGREFYVGARVRF
- a CDS encoding class I SAM-dependent methyltransferase, with amino-acid sequence MNPAVSVEAGSFRDPSGRVIYADDRVFRTVMGTAADSFRQAETSGIFRKLIADGMLVDFADITDQAPAWGLEEADMLLEHPRLPFVSYPYEWSFSLHKAAALAHLDLHLDLLRSGFTLSDATAYNIQFDGVRPKFIDHLSIRPYEDGEIWAGHRQFCMQFLNPLLMWSVLDVQPNHWFRGSLEGIAPEDLAKLLPWSKRFNWTILTHVIAQAAMQRRYSNSAASSAKFGKSRLPKQSFEAMLRGLRSTIAKLDVPSHKTVWNDYAQNTSYAAPETQAKHEFVQEMVAKVEPDLLYDLGCNSGDYSKAALNAGAKKVIGLDFDHGALEVAYRRAQSEGLDLLPVWLDAANPSPNQGWGQAERKGLAQRAKPDALLALAFIHHIAIGRNVPLDMAVDWLLSLAPTGVIEFPHKDDPMVQVLLSQRPDIFPEYRNDMFAKVLSARARIVKTVDVLPTRTLYWFERS